A genome region from Mesorhizobium sp. B2-1-8 includes the following:
- the bhcR gene encoding HTH-type transcriptional regulator BhcR has protein sequence METTEKRQRGRPRAFNGPAEASSVQSLDRALRILAIVADGSGLSLSEISAQSGLAASTAYRMLTTLENHGMVEFDTSDQLWSIGVETYRMGAAFLRRRKLVDRARIVMQDLMEKTGETANLGVAEDDCVVFVSQVETHQAIRAFFRPGTRSPFHASGIGKAVLAHLEPERVGAILRKAGLQRYTDRTLSDISALAHDLAATKHRGWSVDDEERHPGMRCVAAAIFNEYGEPIGGVSVSGPTVRVTPDRLAEIGPLVRDAAAEVTRMIGGVAVS, from the coding sequence ATGGAAACGACCGAAAAACGGCAACGTGGGCGCCCGCGTGCCTTCAATGGTCCGGCCGAAGCTTCCTCGGTACAGTCGCTCGACCGGGCCTTGCGCATTCTGGCCATTGTCGCGGACGGCAGCGGCCTGTCGCTGAGCGAGATATCGGCGCAAAGCGGGCTCGCCGCCTCCACCGCCTACCGCATGCTGACGACCCTCGAAAACCACGGCATGGTCGAGTTCGATACGTCTGACCAGCTCTGGTCGATCGGCGTCGAGACCTACCGCATGGGCGCGGCGTTCCTACGCCGCCGCAAGCTGGTCGACCGTGCCCGCATCGTCATGCAGGACCTGATGGAGAAGACCGGGGAGACTGCCAATCTCGGCGTCGCCGAGGACGACTGCGTAGTCTTCGTCAGCCAGGTCGAGACGCACCAGGCGATCCGCGCCTTCTTCCGGCCGGGCACGCGCAGTCCCTTCCATGCCTCGGGCATCGGCAAGGCGGTGCTGGCGCATCTCGAACCGGAGCGCGTCGGAGCCATCCTGCGCAAGGCGGGCCTGCAGCGCTATACTGACAGGACCCTTTCCGACATCTCCGCCCTCGCCCACGATCTGGCGGCCACCAAGCATCGCGGCTGGTCGGTCGACGACGAGGAGCGCCACCCCGGCATGCGTTGTGTCGCCGCCGCCATCTTCAACGAGTATGGCGAACCGATTGGCGGCGTTTCCGTGTCGGGGCCGACGGTACGGGTCACGCCCGACCGACTGGCGGAGATCGGCCCGCTGGTGCGCGATGCCGCAGCCGAAGTGACCAGGATGATAGGCGGCGTGGCGGTCAGTTGA
- a CDS encoding BA14K family protein, which translates to MFKRTLVSGLIASTVAATALVGTVQPSAAHSHHHDLGIGIAAGVGGFVLGSLLAQQQPRTVYVDEDGGSWHVRRCFERYASYDPDSDTYIGHDGYSHYCRL; encoded by the coding sequence ATGTTCAAGCGCACACTCGTTTCCGGCCTTATCGCGTCCACCGTCGCCGCCACCGCTTTGGTCGGCACCGTCCAGCCCTCGGCGGCCCATTCGCATCACCACGACCTCGGCATCGGCATCGCCGCCGGCGTTGGCGGTTTCGTCCTCGGCAGCCTGCTTGCCCAGCAGCAGCCGCGTACGGTCTATGTCGATGAAGATGGTGGTTCCTGGCACGTCCGTCGCTGCTTCGAGCGTTACGCGAGCTACGATCCGGACTCCGACACCTATATCGGCCATGACGGCTACAGCCACTACTGCCGGCTCTGA
- a CDS encoding acyltransferase family protein, giving the protein MATFHLVLTYDLPHVPIGFSVAVDLFFILSGFVMTRTYEHRLRDGLSTLGFIGLRYRRLFLPLAIGSTIGLAVTAAMLGPSIPMVVSYALILLFLPAGGPTAFALNVPTWSLFVEIIANALHGAIFARLSNARLLILAGLCGVLAAVDFEGHLHWGADIGSILWLIPRELTCYLVGIWMFRRYGDTPLRHHPVAAVVALAILLSIGSSNASFEIAALLACPFIVRASLALPRAQWAAWAGALSYPLYATHYPVILVAFWTGLHPAVGAVLVALVALAVTLVFEIRRGR; this is encoded by the coding sequence GTGGCTACCTTCCATTTGGTGTTGACGTACGACCTCCCGCACGTTCCCATCGGCTTTTCGGTGGCCGTCGACCTGTTCTTCATCCTGTCCGGTTTCGTCATGACCAGGACCTACGAGCATCGCTTGCGGGACGGGCTGTCGACGCTTGGCTTCATCGGCCTACGATATCGCCGCCTATTCCTTCCGCTTGCCATCGGTTCGACCATCGGGCTCGCGGTAACGGCCGCCATGCTTGGCCCGTCGATCCCGATGGTGGTGTCCTATGCGCTGATCCTACTGTTTCTCCCAGCAGGCGGTCCAACGGCATTCGCCTTGAACGTCCCGACGTGGTCGCTGTTCGTGGAGATCATCGCCAACGCGCTTCATGGTGCGATCTTCGCGAGATTGTCCAATGCGCGGCTGCTCATACTGGCGGGGCTCTGCGGTGTTCTCGCCGCCGTCGACTTTGAAGGCCACCTGCACTGGGGAGCCGATATCGGGTCGATCCTGTGGCTTATCCCGCGTGAACTGACCTGTTACCTGGTCGGAATCTGGATGTTCCGCCGCTATGGCGACACCCCGCTCAGACATCATCCTGTTGCGGCGGTAGTCGCCTTGGCGATCCTGCTCAGTATCGGATCAAGCAATGCCAGCTTCGAAATCGCGGCGTTGCTCGCCTGCCCCTTCATCGTTCGGGCGTCTCTCGCCTTGCCGCGCGCACAATGGGCTGCCTGGGCCGGAGCATTGTCCTACCCGCTCTATGCCACGCATTATCCGGTCATACTCGTCGCGTTTTGGACCGGCCTTCATCCTGCCGTGGGCGCCGTGCTTGTGGCCCTCGTCGCGCTCGCGGTGACCCTGGTGTTCGAAATCCGGCGCGGCCGCTGA